In Bordetella genomosp. 11, the sequence GCGTGGCGTCGTTGGCCAGGGGTTCGCCATTCAGCCAGTGCATGAAATTGCGCAGGAAGATCTCGTTGAAGCGCGCGGCATTGCCCGGCGAGGCGCCGGCGTTGTGCGGCGATATCCAGGTGTGCGGCGCGGTCCATAGCGGCGAGTCGGCGGGCAGCGGCTCGGTGGCGAAGACGTCCAGGTAGGCCGAGCGCAGCCGGCCGTCACGCAAGGCGGCCGCCAGCGCGTTCTCGTCCATCAGCTCGCCGCGTCCGATGTTGGCGACGCCCGCGCGGGGCGGCAGCAGGTCGATGCGCCGGGCATCGAGCAGGTTGCGCGTTTCCGGCGTCAACGGGCAGGCCAGCACCAGCCAGTCGCATGATGGCAGCAGCCCGTCCAGCGCGTCCAGGCCGCAGACGCGGTCGAAGTGCGGCACCGCGCCGGTGCCGCGCCGCACGCCTATCGTTGCCAGGCCCACGGCCTTGAGCAGCCGGCCGATCTCTCGCCCGATGGGGCCGAGGCCGACGATGAGCGCCGTCTGTTCATGCAGGTCGCGCGCCATGTGCGCGGCGGCCAGGGGTTGCCAGCGCCGCTGCGCCTGCGCGTCCAGCCAATACGTGAATCCGCGCGATTGGCAGAGCATGGCGCCGACCACCGTCTGGGCGATCGGGACGGCATTGCCGCCCGACGATGTGGTCAGGCGTACCGTGCGCCGCAGCGTGTGCTGGTAGAGGGGGTTATCGATTCCGGCGGAACAGACGTGCAGCCACTGGGCATGCGGCGCGGCATCGAAGGCGTCGAAGAAGGCCCGGCTGGCCGGGCTGGGCGCGTCCTTGCTGCTGCCCTGCATGATGTCGCGCGAGAAGAAGCCCAGCCGTATCGATGCCTGGTCCTGCGCGGACAGGGCCAGCCCGGGCTGGCCGGGCGCGACGATCAGGCGCAACGGATGCCCGGCGGCGCGCGCCAGGGCAAGCAGACGGTCGCCCATCTCGTCGCAAAGGGTTTTCGAAAGCAACAGACCTGCCGGTTCCGTGTTCATGGCGCGATGACCGTATGGCGTCCCGCATAGGCGCTCAGTGCCTCCGGGTCCGCATCGATGCCGATGCCGGGCGCGTCGTGCAGCGACACGTGGCCGTCCATCGGCGTGGGGAAGCCCGCTGCGCCGAGCGTGCGCAGGGGATTGGAATTGGCGTCCAGTTCGAGCACGCCGTCGCCGCCCGCGGCGCACAGGACGTGCGCGGCCAGCGCGGCGCCGATATGCGAACCGAAGGCATGCGGGCAATAGCGCTTGCCGCGCGCCAAGGTTTCGCGCGCCAGCGGCAGCACCCCGCTGACGCCTCCCCACTTGCCCAGGTCGGGTTGGACCACGTCCAGCCAGTCGAAGGCGGCGCGGAAGGCGTCCAGTGTCAACAAATTTTCCCCCGCCGCCAGGCGGTGTCCGGCGGCGCGCAGCGCCTGCCATTCCGACGCGGGGCGTTCGGGGCCGATGGGTTCTTCCACCCATTGCAGCGGCAGCGGCCGGATGCGGTCCAGCGCCCGCCGCGCGGCGTCCACATCCCAGCCGCAGTTGGCATCGATCATCGCGCTCTCGCCGGATGCCAGGCCGCCCACGGTTGCCTCCAGGGCATCGAGCGCGCGGTCGTCCGCGAAGCCGGCCTTGAACTTGAAGGCGCGAAAGCCCCGCTCGCGCAGCGCATCCAGATCGCGTTGCGATATCGCCGGGGACACGCCGCTCGCATAGACGGGCAGGCGGCGCGCCTGGCCGCCCAGCAAGCGGTACAGCGGTATGCCGCGCGCGCGCGCGGCCAGGTCCCAGAGGGCACAGTCCAGGCCCGCCAGCACGTGGGCGATGGGGCCGGGTTCGCCCGCCAGCCGCAGCATGGGCAGCATGGCCGTCGCGAGTTCATCCAGCAACGCCGGAATCGCGTCGATCGTCCTGCCCACCGCGCGGGGCGCCACCAGCTTTTCGAGGATCGAGGCGCGGTGATACGCGCCGAAGGGCGGATGGCCGCTCCAGATTTCGCCCCAGCCATGATGGCCGGCACCATCTTCCACTTTGACCAGGGTCGAGGTGCGTTGCGTCGATGTACCGAAGGAGGATTCGACCGCGGGCGGCGCATCGTCCTGGAAAACGTAGACCTGGATGCGCGCGATGTGGACGGCGCTGGGCGGCATGGCGGGCGGGAAAGACTGTGGGGGCATCGGATATCCTGCGGTTCTGTCGAGCGGCGTTCAACGATTGGTCAGGCCGGGCGAGCGCGCGACCACGTCGGCCCATAGCCGCGATTGCGCCTGCCATTCCTGCTGGAACGCCGCGCTGGATCCTCCGCCCGGCTCCAGCCCGCCGCCGCGCAGCACCGCCTGGATCTCCGGCGCCGCCAGCGCGCGGTTCAGCGCGGCATTCAGCCGGTCCACGCGATCGGCCGGTACCTGCGACCGGGCGAACATGCCGGCCCATGACGAAATCTCCATGCCCGGTACGCCCGCCTCGGCCATCGTCGGAATGTCGGGGAAGGCCGCCGACCGCGCGTGGCCGGTGGTGGCCAGGCGCCTGACTCGCCCGGCGCTGACGAAGGGCTGGGTAACGGCCTGGGTTTCGATCAGCATGTCGGCGTTGCCGGCCGCGACCCCCAGCGCCGCCGCGGGGCTGCCATTGAAGGGAACCTGGTAGATGTCGGCACCGGTCCGTTGCTTCAGGACTTCCGTCGCCAGTTGGGCGGCGCTGCCGGGGCCGCTGTTGGCGGCCACCAGCGCGCCGGGCTTCTGTTTGGCGCGGGCGATCAGCGCCGCCATCGAATCGATGCCGCTGTCGCTGCGCACGATCAGGAAGAAGTCGGTGGAATAGAGCTTGCCGACCGCCTTCAGGTCCTTCAGCACGTCGACGGCCTGGCGCGGATAGACGTGCGGATTGATGGCCATGGTGCTGCCCGCGGCAACCAGTACGGTATAGCCGTCCGGCGGGTTCTTCAGGACTTCCTGCGCCGCGATCTGGCCATTGGCGCCCGGGCGGTTTTCCACCACCACGGGCTGGCCCAGCGCCTGCGCCATGGCCGGCGCGATCGCGCGCATGCCGGTATCCGGTGTGGATCCGGCCGGAGAGGCGATGACGAGGGTGATCGTGTGTGTCGGGAAGCCGGGTTCCGCGGCGTGGGTGGCGGCGCATGCCGTCAGGCAGGCCAGGGTCGATAGCAAACGGCGCATGGTTGTCTCCTTGCCGGGACGTCGCGCGCCGCAGGATGGGCTCGTCGCGTTCCGGTCGACTATTGCCGCATCTTAGGAGGGGTGTCCGCGATGGTCTAATACCAAAATAATCCTGCGCGATACGCGAAGCGTTTCACCGCGTGCGGCGCTGCACTGCAACCGGATCACGGACGGCCCGAACCTTCCATGTCGACGCGCGCATCCAATCTGGACCTACGCATGGTCCGGCAATTCCTGGCAGTGGCCGAAACGCTGAGCTTTCGGCGGGCGGCGGAGCAGATGCACATGGCGCAACCGCCGCTCAGCCAGGCCATCATGCGCCTGGAGGCCCTGGTGCAGGCGAAACTGTTCGAGCGGTCGCCGCGCGGCGTGCGGCTGACACCGGCCGGCGAGGTTTTCAAGCTGGAAGCCGTGCGGCTGTTGAACCAGGCCGGCCGGGCGCTGGAACGCACGCAGCGCGCCGGTCGCGGCGAACTCGGCACCGTGCACGTGGGTTTCATCGGGCCCGCCATGATCGCGCTGCTGCCCAAGGTCATACTGGCCTTTCGGGAACGCTTTGCCGGGGTGGAGCTGGCCTTGCACGAGGGCAGTTCCATGCAGGTCGCCGGGATGATCAATTCGGATATCGTGGATATCGGTTTCCTGGTGACCCCGGCAGACCTGCAGCCGGACGTATCGACCGAGGTCATCGTGGTGGACAACCTGGTGGCGGTGCTGCCGGCCGGGCACAGGCTGAGCGGTGAATCGCGCATACGCCTGGAAGACCTGGCCGACGATGCCTTCGTGCTGTTTTCCGCGCAGGGGGTACCGACGCTTTCGTCGCGCATCGCGGCGCTGTGCCGGCAGGCGGGTTTCGAGCCCCGCATTGCGCAGGAGGCGGTGCAGATTTCGACGGTACTGGGACTGGTGGCGGGCGGCGTGGGGGTATCCATCCTGCCGGGCTCCATCGTTGCCCTGGCCACTGGCGCGACGGCGTGCAAGCCCATCGTCGCCGATGCCGACTTGCTGCGCGTGAGGATCTGCGCGGCGTATCGTGCTGAACGGCTCAGCGATGCGGCGCAGGCCTTTCTGATGACGGCTCGCCTGCATGCCACGGGGGCGGCCGGCCCGGGTTAGCCGCGGACGGGCCTGTCTGGCCGGGGAGCGGGCGCAGCCGGGCCGTATCGGGTGCGGTTTTTGCGCGTCATGGGACGCGGCGCCGCGGCGGTGCGCTGGTCACCGTCCGCCGCGCGACCTTGTGCGAGCCCTTGCCATGACCACACGTCCCAAAGAAGAAAAGCCTGCGCCTTCCAGGGCGGCGGTACCTGCCCGAGCAAAACCCGCCGGCGGCGATGACAGCCTGGCCCAGCCCGCGCAGCAGCCGCGCACGCTGGAAGAATGCCGCCGCTGCGCCTTATGGCACGATGCGACCCAGCCCGTGCCGGGCCGCGGTCCGAAACGCGCCGCTATCCTGCTGGTGGGCGAGCAGCCGGGAGACCAGGAGGACAAGGCCGGCGAACCCTTCGTCGGGCCGGCCGGCAACCTGCTGGATCGCGCGCTGGACGAGGCCCGGGTGCGCCGCGACGACGTCTTCATCACCAACGCCGTCAAGCACTTCAAGTGGTTTCCGCGCGGCAAGCGGCGCATGCACAAGACGCCTGCCCAGCGGGAAGTCCAGGCCTGCCACTATTGGCTGGAGAAGGAACTGGCGTCGGTGCGACCCCGCGTTGCCGTGGCGCTGGGGGCCACCGCGTTGAGGGCGCTGATGCAGCGTGCCGATGTGCGGTTGACGGCAATGCTGGGCCAGCCCGTCCGCATCGGCGACCTGACCGTCGTGCCCACCTACCATCCTTCCTTCATATTGCGCGCGCCGGATCCGCGCTCGCGCGAAATGGCGTATGCGGCTTTGGTGCAGGCACTGCAGCGGGCGGGACGCATCGCCAGCGATGCCGGCGACGGGCAAACCCCCGCGGCGGGCGCCTGAAAAAGACATCGGCCCCGTGAGGGCGGGGCCGATGGGTACTGCACGAGAGGAGCACCGGAAGACGCCCCGCCTCTCTTCGGGGCTGCCACCTGCCTTTTGGGCGGGCGGCCGGTCTGGTCGGCCGGCGTGTCCGCCGGCGCCGCGCCGTTCCGGCTTAAACGCCTTGGAACGGCTGGTTATCGAGATCGCCGAAGGCGACGTCGCCATGCACACCGCCGGCGGCGACCGTGGCGGGCACGGAGGGGACGTCGGCCTGGGCGGTGAACGGGGCATTGTCCACATCGGCATTGCCGGTCAGGCCGGCCGCGCGCGCTTGCGCCAGGTCTGCCGCGACTTGGCTACGGCTGGCGGCATTGCTGTCGACTTGGCCGTATACGCCCTGGAACGGGGTGTTGTCGGTGTCGCCGCGGGGCGTACCCGCTTGGGCGCCAGCCACCAGGGCCAGGGACAGGGCGACGGAAGAAACGAGGGTTTGGATTTTCATGGCACTTCTCCATTAGTCGGTTGGGGGAACGGCGCTGGTTGTGGTGCGCCCTGTTCCCGACGTGTGGATATTGTGCGCGTCAACATCATAGGGATAAACCCTTGGTCGACGAATTCACTTTTCCAATTCCAGGACTAATAGAAGAAAGTGTCCGTGTAAAAAAGTATAAATCGATAGTGCTGGTCTATGTAGCCCCGGTCGCTGGTTATTCGTTTATTCAACGCCGCCACGCGCTTCAGGGCGCATTGCGCGCGGCGCGGCCGCTGTCCGCCTGCCCGGGGCCTGCCTGCGCGACCGGCGCCGCGGGGTAGCGCAGCGTGAAGCGGATATGGCCGTCCGGGGACGATTGCGCCTGGGCGCTACCGCCATGCAGCGTCATGATGGCGCGCACGATGGCCAGCCCCAGTCCACTGGCGTCCGAGCCCGCGCTGCGTGACAGGTCCGCGCGATAAAAGCGATCGAAGAGTTTGTCCAGGCGGTCGGGCGGGATGGGGGCGCCCCGGTTGTCGACGTGGATACAGACGGAATCGGGCCAGGTTTCGGCCCGGATCGTGACAGTGCTATCGGCGTCGGCATAACGCACGGCGTTGGCCACCAGGTTGCCGAGCGCGCGGCGGAACAGGATGACGTCCGCATGCAGATGGCCGCTTGCGCTGCACTGCAGCCGGATGCCGCGTTCTTCCGCCAGTCCTTCGAAATACTCCGCCACGCGGCGCAGTTCCGAGGCGAGGTCCAGACGGGTGTGGTCCAGCGCCGATTGCGCGTTGTCCGCGCGCGCCAGGAACAGGATGTTTTCCACCAGCCGCGACAGGCGTTCGAGTTCTTCCAGGCCGGACGCCAGCACGCTTTCGTAGTCTTCCGGCGTGCGGCGCTGGTAGAGGGCGACCTGGCAGCTTCCCATCAGCGCGCCGATCGGCGTGCGGATCTCGTGGGCGAGGTCGGCGGAAAACTGCGTCAGCCTTTCATAGCCGTCGGCCAGGCGGTCCAGCATGGCGTTGAAGGACGCGGCGACTTCGCGCAGTTCGTGCGGCGTGTCGGCAAGTTTCAGGCGTTGGTCCAGGTGGGCCGGCGTGATCCGGCTGGCCTGGGCCGCCATCGTGCGCAGCGGCCGCAGGCCGCGCCGCAGCGCCAGGTAGCCCAGCACCGCGATGGACAGGAAGGCCGCGACCGCCGCCAGCGCGACTTGTCCGCGATAGACGCGCAGCATGCGGGCTTCGCTCAGCAGCAGGTGGGCAGCCTGGACTTCCACCGCCCGGCCGTCCACGGTGCGCGTCATCGCGGCAACGACGCGCATGCGGCCGCCCTGTGCCGTCAGCGCCGGATGTACGTCGGCCACGGTAAGCGGCCGGTCCTGCGCCACGGGCGTGATCGGCGGCAGGGTCTGCCTGCCGGGATTGATGTCCATGACGGGTTCCGAATCCCGCATGCGGAACGTCAGTATGTCCTGCTCGTTGCCCAGCATGTTTTCGAACAGGGCGGGCCGGGCGCGGATCTCGTCCAGCGTCAGCGTGTCGCGCAGCAGCGTGCGGTAGCGTTCGACGCGTCCGACCAGGCCGACATCGCCGCGCACGATCAGGCTGGCTTCCAGGGATTTGTACAGGTATATGCCCGCCATGCTGACGACCAGCGCCGCGAGCAGCGCGAACACCAGCGCGGTGCGCAGGGTCAGGGAGTGTCGGCGTTGTCCGCGCATTCGCGTACCTCGCAGACGTAGCCGATGCCGCGTACCGTGTGTATCAGTTTCGGGTCGAAGGGCCGGTCTATCTTGGCGCGCAGGCGCTTGATCGCCACATCGACCACATTGGTATCGCTGTCGAAGTTCATGTCCCAGACTTCGGAGGCGATGATGGCGCGCGACAGGACTTCGCCCTCGCGGCGCACCAGCAGATGCAGCAAGGTGAATTCCTTGGCCGTCAGGGCGATGGCGGTATTCATGCGGACGACGCGCCGCCGCAGTACGTCGATGTGCAGGTCGGCCAGGCGCAGCTGCTCGGCTTCGCGTGCCACGCCGCGCCGCAGCAGCGTGCGTATGCGCAGGACGAGTTCCGTGAAGGAGAACGGCTTGACGAGGTAATCGTCGGCACCGAGCTCCAGGCCGTGTATGCGGTCCTGCAGGTGGTCGCGCGCGGTCAGGAACAGCACCGGGACGTCCTGGTGCTTGCGCAGCGTTTCCATGATCTGCCAGCCGTTCATGCCCGGCAGCATGACGTCCAGCACGATGAGGTCATAGCGCTGCTCCAGCGCCAGATGCAGGCCATCGGCGCCGTGGCGCGCCAGATCCACGGCGTAGCCCGATTCGCCCAGCCCCTTTTTCAGGTATTCGCCGGTTTTAAGATCGTCCTCGACTACCAGTATGCGCACACCGCACCTCTATTGCCTCGCGCCGATTCTATCGGTTTGGGCCCGGCGCTTCATGACATTATTGTCATCCTGGCGTCATGTTGGCGTCCTTATGCGAGCGCCACCATAGACCGTCGTCCCTGCGGGGACTTTCCCGGGCGGTCCGGATTCGTGGTCCGCCATAGCTTGATGGAGAATCGGATGAACAAGCGTTATCGGATCGGAGCGTGGTGTGCCGGCATGCTGCTGGCAGGCGGCATGGCCGCCGCACAGGCGCAGCCGGCGCCGGCCAACCGCCTGGCTGTACGCGGCAAGATCGAACAGGTGAGCGAGTCGACGCTGGTCGTCAAGGCGCGCAACGGCAAGGACGTGACCCTGGCGATTCCCGCCAATGTCGCCGTACGCGCGGTGTCGCTGGCCAAGCTCGGCGACATCAAGCCCGACAGCTTCATCGGCACCGCGGCCACGCCGCAGCCGGATGGCACCCTCAAGGCGCTGGAAGTGCACGTCTTCGCGGCGTCGCTGCGCGGTTCCGGGGAAGGCAACAGGCCCTGGGAAGGCTCCGACGGCAAGGTCGGACAGATGACCAACGGTACCGTCGGCAGCCTGGTCGGCACCAATGGCACGACCATGAAGGTGAAGTACAAGGACGGCGAAAAGACGGTGGTCGTGCCGCCCGATGTTCCCATCGTCTACATGGAGCCCGGTGACCGTTCCCTGTTGAAGACCGGCGCGCCCGTCCTGGTGTTTCCCACCAAGAACGCCGACGGCAGCCTGACGGCCAGCACCATCGTCGCGGGCAAGGACGGCACGATTCCGCCGATGTAAGGCCGAACGGGCCGCGCATGGCCACGCGCCCCGGCGCGACGGCATCGATGCGCCGCCCATTCCCTTGCCGCTATGGCGCGCCGGATGTCCCGGCGCGCCGCGCACCGGAGGCTACTCTTGTCCTTGAGCTCGTTTCGCGAGGCGGGCGCGCCCGTGCGCCGCGTCCATCCCCTGTATGTACGGATCACCCATTGGCTGAACGTCTATGCCATGGCCTGCATGTTCATGAGCGGCTGGGGCATCTACAACGCCTCGCCCATCTTCGGTTTCAGCTTCCCGCAATGGGCGACGCTGGGCGGCTGGCTGGGTGCCGCCACCATCTGGCATTTCTCGGTGATGTGGCTGCTGGTCGGCAACGGGCTGGTGTACCTGGCCGGCGGCGTGCTTTCCGGCCATTTGCGGCGGGACATGCTCGATGTGCGTCCGCGTGCCGTGGCCCGCGATGCCGTGGCCGCGCTAAGGCTGCGCCTGCCCCATACGCCGGGTCGCTACAACGCCGTGCAGAAGGCGTTGTACCTGGGTGTGCTGCTGCTCGGCGTACTGATCGTGCTGTCCGGCCTGGCGATCTGGAAACCCGTGCAACTGAGCGGGCTGACGGACCTGTTCGGCGGCTTCGCGGCCGCGCGTGTCGTACATTTCTGCGCCATGGCGGGCATCGGCCTGTTCGTCGTGGTCCATCTGCTGCTGGTAATCGTGGTGCCGCGCACCTTGCCGCCGATGATTACCGGCCGCGCCCACGGAGGCCGCGATGCCTGAACGCAAACATCCCCGCCTGGTGCTGGAACCCGCCCAGCGCAGCCAACTGTATCGCGCGCAGCGCCGCCTGCTGCTGCGCGGCGGACTTTCGCTGGGCGCGCTCGCCATGATGAGCGGCTGCAATATGCAGGATGGCGATACCTTCGACAAGGTGCTGTGGGCCATGTCGCGCTGGAACGACCGCGTGCAGGCCTGGCTGTTCAATCCGGACAAGCTGGCGCCGACCTACGCGGCGAGCCAGATCACCGATCCCTTCCCTTTCAATGCCTATTACCCCGAGTACAGCGTGCCTGACATCGATACCTCGGCCTGGCGCCTGGAAGTATCGGGAATGGTGTCCGACAAGCATGCGTGGACGCTGGAAGAACTGCGCCAGCTGCCGCAGGCCGCGCAGATCACGCGCCTGATCTGCATCGAAGGCTGGAGCGCCATCGGCCAGTGGAGCGGCATTCCGCTGAAGACCTTCCTGCAACGCGTGGGCGCCGACCTTACCGCACGCTATGTCGGCTTCAAGTGCGCCGACCGCTACTACGGCAGCATAGACATGCCGACGGCCCTGCATCCGCAGACCATCCTGGCGATGGATTTCGGCGGCGCGGCGCTGCCGGCGGACTACGGGCAGCCCCTGCGGCTGCGCGTTCCGACCAAGCTGGGATTCAAGAATCCCAAGCACATCGTGGCGATGTTCGTCACGAACACCTATCCCGGGGGGTACTGGGAGGACCAGGGCTACAACTGGTTCAGCGGCATCTAGCGGGGCAAGGTGCAATAGCCCGCGTTTATGAATTCAATAGTCGGCGTAATGGAATAGTGGTGGATTAGTGCGGAATCTGGAAAGATGAATTTCGATTGCAAGGGTTTATCCCTAGGTCTTGGAAGCGCAGAATGCGTTTCATCGGGAACAGCAACGGACATCGCGAACTTCCCAACTGAACGAAATCGCGATGTACGGCCCGGATCACTTAACCAGGACTAGGAGTACTGCCATGCAAGCCAAGACCATCGTTTCCGCTCTGATTCTTTCCTTCGCCGCGATCGGCGCCGCGCAAGCGGCCAACAGCGAGCCCAACAATGTGCCCTTCCAGGGCGTGTATGGGCAAGCCGCCAGCAGCGTCAGCCGTTCGCAAGTGCTGGCCGATCTGGCCCAGGCCCGCGAAGCCGGCCTGACGGGCAACCGCGAATCGAACAACGTGCCCTTCACCGCGCAAGCCGACAGCGGCGTGAGCCGCGCGCAGATCGCGCTGGGCTCGGATTTCGGTGACACGAACAACCAGCCGTTCCAGGGTGCGTAAGCACCGACGGCGATTCCAGCCACGGGTGGCGTGATCGCGCGATCGGGAGACCGGTCAGCATCGGGGTCCGGCAAGTGTCGCGGACCGCGCCATCAGGAAGTCCGGCCGTTCATGCCCGCACGGATGAACGGTTCCCCCGGCGAGAGGCGGGGGGTGCTGTAAGTGGCAGTCCTCTCGGCGCAGTACGTCGGCCCCCTCACGGGGGCCGATGTTTTTTGGGGTGCCCGGCGCGGCCTCCACGGCTCGGCATCGACGCTCATGGCCGCCTCTTGTAAAGTAGCCGTTCCCGGCGGCGCCTCGGTAAGGGGGGCGCCATCACATGTCGTGCCGCGACGCTGGGCGCGGCAGGCTTTAGGGGCCTTTCGGAAGGGCGCTTCATGAATTCCCTGGATATCGATGTATTGCAGCACGCACGCGACTGGGTCGCGGAAGGCCATCGCGTACACCTGATTACCGTTGTACAGACGTGGGGCTCGGCACCCCGGCAAGCGGGGGCGTTGGCGGCATTGCGCGGCGACGGCAGGCTGGTCGGCTCCGTGTCGGGCGGCTGCGTGGAAGACGACCTGATCGCGCGCGCGGTGGCGGGCACGCTGCCGGATATGGCCGACCGGGTGACGTACGGCATCACCAGCGAAGAGGCCGCGCGCTTCGGCCTGCCCTGCGGCGGCACGCTGCGCCTGGTGGTGGAGCCGCTGCTGGATACGGTATGGCTGGATCCGGTGCTGGCCGACGTGCGCGCCCATCGCCTGGTGATGCGTACCGTCGATCTACAGACGGGGGTCTGTTCATTGGCCCCGGCCAGCCCCATCGACGGTCCGGACTTCGATGGCCGCACGTTTCGTTCGGTCTACGGACCGCATTGGCGGTTGCTGATCATCGGCGCCAACCAGACGGCCCGGGTGCTGAGCGAGATTGCCTCGGCGCTGGATTTCCACGTGATGGTATGCGATCCGCGCGAAGAGTTCTTCGCGGACTGGAACCTGCCGAATGTGACCCTGCTGACATCGATGCCGGACGACACGGTGAACGAGATCGGCACGGACGAACGCACCGCCATCGTGGCGGTCACGCACGATCCCAAGCTGGACGATATGGCCTTGCTCGAAGCGCTGAAGTCGCCCGCCTTCTATGTGGGCGCGCTGGGTTCGGCGCCCAACCAGGCCAAGCGCCGCGAACGCCTGCGCCTGTTCGATCTTTCCGACGAGGAAATCGGCCGCCTGCATGGACCGGTGGGATTGCGTATCGCCAGCCGCACGCCGGCGGAGATCGCGGTGGCGATCGCCGCCGAGCTGGTATGGGTGCGCAATACGTTGGGCGGCGCTGCGGCGTGCACGCCCAATCCTTCCACGGCGTCGCGCGAAGGCTCCTAGCGCCAAAGACGGCTGGCGTTAACGGCTCCTGGCGTTGGCGCTTGGCGGTAAAGCCGCTGGGGTAAGGGCACCGGCGGCAAGGCACCGGCAGCTGGCCGTGGCGATACGTGTCAACGCGGACCGAGCGCGATCGTGTCGCCATTGCGCGGCGCCTCGATCACGCGTTCGGGAATTTCCCAGATCAGCAGTTTCGGCGGTGTCTGCTTGAAGGCGGCGCCGCCGAAGTACGCATTGGCGGCCCCGGCGAAGTCGCCGCCGTCTTTCGCGAAATCGGGAACGCGTGCGTGCAGGTCCCGTTCCAGGTAGGGCACGAAATTGCCGTTGCGCGAGAAGGACGTGCCGATCAGCGCGGTGTTGGGCAGATTGCTATCGCCAAAAAGATCGTCGGCGCCGCTCGTGCCCGCGGGCTGGGGCGCCTGGGTGAAGACCGATACGCGCGTGATGTCCGG encodes:
- a CDS encoding molybdopterin-dependent oxidoreductase, which produces MPERKHPRLVLEPAQRSQLYRAQRRLLLRGGLSLGALAMMSGCNMQDGDTFDKVLWAMSRWNDRVQAWLFNPDKLAPTYAASQITDPFPFNAYYPEYSVPDIDTSAWRLEVSGMVSDKHAWTLEELRQLPQAAQITRLICIEGWSAIGQWSGIPLKTFLQRVGADLTARYVGFKCADRYYGSIDMPTALHPQTILAMDFGGAALPADYGQPLRLRVPTKLGFKNPKHIVAMFVTNTYPGGYWEDQGYNWFSGI
- a CDS encoding XdhC family protein, producing MNSLDIDVLQHARDWVAEGHRVHLITVVQTWGSAPRQAGALAALRGDGRLVGSVSGGCVEDDLIARAVAGTLPDMADRVTYGITSEEAARFGLPCGGTLRLVVEPLLDTVWLDPVLADVRAHRLVMRTVDLQTGVCSLAPASPIDGPDFDGRTFRSVYGPHWRLLIIGANQTARVLSEIASALDFHVMVCDPREEFFADWNLPNVTLLTSMPDDTVNEIGTDERTAIVAVTHDPKLDDMALLEALKSPAFYVGALGSAPNQAKRRERLRLFDLSDEEIGRLHGPVGLRIASRTPAEIAVAIAAELVWVRNTLGGAAACTPNPSTASREGS
- a CDS encoding cytochrome b/b6 domain-containing protein — encoded protein: MACMFMSGWGIYNASPIFGFSFPQWATLGGWLGAATIWHFSVMWLLVGNGLVYLAGGVLSGHLRRDMLDVRPRAVARDAVAALRLRLPHTPGRYNAVQKALYLGVLLLGVLIVLSGLAIWKPVQLSGLTDLFGGFAAARVVHFCAMAGIGLFVVVHLLLVIVVPRTLPPMITGRAHGGRDA
- a CDS encoding DUF4148 domain-containing protein, with amino-acid sequence MQAKTIVSALILSFAAIGAAQAANSEPNNVPFQGVYGQAASSVSRSQVLADLAQAREAGLTGNRESNNVPFTAQADSGVSRAQIALGSDFGDTNNQPFQGA